In the genome of Xiphias gladius isolate SHS-SW01 ecotype Sanya breed wild chromosome 18, ASM1685928v1, whole genome shotgun sequence, the window GAACTGGGAAGAGTCTGTACAACCATCATCAAAGAGCAGCCTGATGTGCTGAGTTTAACAGTGTagtcactgtgtttgttttcacaagTGCAAACCCGTCTGAGGCTCTTCAACCcagaaattaaaacatcatGTGAAAGGTTTTTCTTATCATTCTAGCAATGAATACATTAGGAGGAAATCTGTGATTGTGGTGTCCATAATTATAGTAGTCCAACAAAAATATGTAAGTGTGGTTTTATTGATTCCTGAAGGAAGGAAATGCTGTGCAAGTTAAACCTGAATTACATTTAGTTTCATTCATACAGACCTGATGCCTGATGACAGATAATGTTTCACATCTTTGGtaaaggttttatttaaaaaacaaaaaaaatctctcttttagCGCCTCACCGCCAAATGATGCTCAATTCCAGCTTCTTTTAAGGGGAATATTGTAATTAAACACACCGAAATATAGACagatatattacattattatattatattatttatattatttatagtatttcattatctgttaatttgatggagttttttttttttcattaatcaattaatcatttgatttatgaaatgtcaaaaaaaatgttgagaaatgcccatcacaacttcACAGAGCCAAATTTGATGTCTTCAAATCTCTCGTTTTGTTCGATCCAAAGTCCCGAACCCAAAAATTTTTAGTTTCTAAAgataaatgagaaagaaaagcagcaaattctctcgtttgagaagctggagtcAGAGAATATTTCGCattttttcactagttttgcttgaaaaatgactgaaatgataaaaaaagtcacagattatttttcagtcaatcgattaatcgttgcagctctagtctCTACAGTTTCCTTTTACATAACTGCTCTGTCGCCTTCCGCTCTGTGTGAGGAAACAgtcaaatattttgtatgtgttttcacaATAAGAAGCTCGGTGACTTGACTTACATTTTTTGTTGCTCCTCCGCCAGTTCTTCGCCATCTTTGCCTTCTCCACCTGTGGCAGTTATTCGGGGATGTTTCGGATAGCGGTGGAGTGTAAGAACCGGACAGAAAGCGACCTGAGTATAGAGGTGGAGTTTGAGTATCCATTCAGGTCAGTACAACACACATCATCTCTACTGATACTGTAAGTAACTGActttcagtttgtctgtgaTGTATAATCACGACACAGAGTCTGTGCTTCAACTGATACCAAACATAAAGTAAAGACAAATGGATGCAAACAGACGAAGACTCtcaataaaagataaaaacaactAAGAATAACTGAACTGACGAGAAACTGAAGACTTTAGTTTTCAGAGAAGGTGAAATCCCCTGCAAGAATGTTTACATCCCACTTTATCTGGTGATTTAACACTGAACCCAACTACTTGTAAGAACTGACGTTGTGTCATGCTCCTTGTGACGTTATCTATcatctgttttaaatcattaattaGTTCCTCGGTTTTTGAAACGTTCAACTCCAGAAAACTGTCACCATACCAGGTCAGGATAAACAGCCGTTCACTGCAACCCTCTgcagccagtcagtcagaaaaTCTGAACCCATAAAACAAGTTGATAGGACAAATGAAAATTAGAGACCAGGGTTTGGATTAAAAGGTGAAGCTGCATGTTGTTAAAAGCAGAAGTGAAAAAGCCAGCGAGCAAAAGCCGAGCATGGGCCTCCGGCTTCTCAAGGTGTTTGTTAATCACTGTGAGGATAAAGTTCTTGACCTCCTGATCACCTTTACCTGCCTGGTAAGTAGATTGTACGGAAGTTTTTCATCAATGGCTGTGACCATTAAGTTTTTGATGATCTTTTCAAAAGTCTTCATATCAAGAGGTGTAGGGGCGACTGtctggtggcgctagaggaaagatCCTGTTGTTTCCTAAAACTAAAGGGTCTGTCCTCTGTACGGTGGCCTTTTTAGGACATCCGAGGCTCAGCTCTACACTGTCAGACTGAACTTTCATCAGACTCAGCTGAGCTGTGAGCTGAGTGCTAGCATGAAtatgtttaattgtttaacatgttgctaacatgttcacataTTGACTcttaagtccagtactccctctctttgtgCTCTGGTTTTAGTccccaccagctcctgagggaagtctctggctctttagctgctaaatgctccaatatgttcaccagctggtctctgactatgtctgtctgctgtttgctgctgagcagggagtggacagtgggtttttacagctgtttctctgaaaacatcttaGACTGAACCAGAGAGTAAACGTGttgcaaaaaccaaaactagaaTCTAAAAGAGGCTCAAAAGCTGTGTCGAACTGAGGGGAACTCTAGAGTCAGGTGACAATCTACAGCTTAAATGTGCTTTCTGTACACTGACAGGAACTCAGCAATTCGTTTTTGAAGCATCCTGTCATGAAGTGAAATGTTGTCAATTTTGGCCTGTTGAGGgcgctaaatgaaaagtcagaggatcgcTAGAGTTGttatgattcatcctctgaggacaaTGAATGTGTCATGCTGATCCATCCAGCCACTGTTgcgatatttcagtctgaccTGGCTGACAGATTTAGGCATGAGTAGAGCCAAACTGCAAATGCGGCTAAAAAAAGGCTGGAAGGAAACATTTCAAACTCTTCCTCTGTCAGACTCCACCAGGTGTATTTCGACGCCCCCACCTGTAAGGGTGGAAACACGGAGCATCTCTTCCTGGTTGGCGACTACTCTTCCTCGGCTGAATTCTTCGTCACCATCGGTGTCTTCGCCTTCCTTTACTCCACGGCAGCTCTCAGCATCTACGTCTTCTTCTTCGACAAGTACAAGGAGAACAACAAGGGCCCGCTGATCGTAAGTTCACCTACCTGACCACCCAGGTGACAGGTGAGCTATGGGAAACATCACTCATACACCTTATGTGTTTTAGGACCTGGGAGTGACCGGAGTGTTTGCCTTCATGTGGCTGGTGAGTTCGGCGGCCTGGGCTAAAGGTCTGTCCGATGTGAAGACGGCGACCAACCCAGACAAAGTGATCACTCTGATCACTGCCTgtgaagcagaggagaaaaactgCCGTGAAGTCCACGACCCAGTCATGTCTGGACTCAACACCTCTGTGGTAAGACCTTCACTAAGCCCGATGCCTCAGCAGGTTTGGGCTGTTTGGGTTCAGGACAAGACGACGTGTCAGAATCTTGACAGACTACTCTTGGACAGTAGTGGTGATACCTGAGTTCCAGTACCTTtctttgagaaatataaacatgtatttctacaaaaccctttttttttcattgattaaaaGAATCCAAAGTTCtcatatataaaatgtatatagaCAGATCCAGGTTGTGGGCAGTAGACAAGCGACCATTACTGCAGTGGCACCTCATTGTAAATCCATTTTTGCCGGGAAATCTGTCCAAGACATCCTATGGAAACTTTTACATGTTGGGAATATAGTCATCAAATAAAGGTTGTAATCCTAAACAAAGTAAACTTAGTCCAGTTTTGACAGTtagatgtgttttgtgttctgTGATGTTACCAGCTGCTCCAACAATAAACTATCACTttggggaagaaaaacagaaagtaagaTATAGAAGCCTCTGCTGCATGACACCAATTTGACATTTATAAATCTCAATTAAATCTTGAGTTGCATGCTGACATAGGACTGATCAGAAAGACAGAGTGGTCTGCCAACACAGGGCCGATGGTGAGCCGCCACCCCACTGATCACTGTTAGCTCAGTCCTCTCTGACATTTCCATCGTTACAAcatcatgtgtttttattagacTCTGCATTTCTCCTCATGACAGTGACAGAAATGATGGAGTTTGATGGTTGAAATCAGAGGCTAACAGTAATTC includes:
- the sypa gene encoding synaptophysin a — encoded protein: MDVMNQLVAQGQFRVLKVPLGFIKVLEWFFAIFAFSTCGSYSGMFRIAVECKNRTESDLSIEVEFEYPFRLHQVYFDAPTCKGGNTEHLFLVGDYSSSAEFFVTIGVFAFLYSTAALSIYVFFFDKYKENNKGPLIDLGVTGVFAFMWLVSSAAWAKGLSDVKTATNPDKVITLITACEAEEKNCREVHDPVMSGLNTSVAFGFINLVLWAGNLWFVFKETGIIAPFMQAPPPQGKPAAPDAYGQQGAYEQDPYASNQGGYQPDYSQQGYNQDAEYGQGYGQQGAPTSFSNQM